The Anopheles cruzii unplaced genomic scaffold, idAnoCruzAS_RS32_06 scaffold04843_ctg1, whole genome shotgun sequence nucleotide sequence GATCCGCAGGCAAACTTTGTTCCAAAAAATTTGGCCGCCAGCTTTAGATCGATATCGAAAGTCGCCAAACCCacgaccaccgtgaccgattttTTCTTGCCACGAGCCGATCGCGACAGGGCAATGGTTCGAGGTCCTTCGGACttgggcttttttgttttcatcataCCTTTACCGCCACGTTTCTgtcccgttttctttttgtcttcGTTGTCCCCGGCCGACGGTTCGCCGGATGTGCCGGATTTTGCCACACCGCCGCTGCTTCCATCGCTAGTACCGGCAGCTGTGGTGTCAACTTTCAGCTGTTCGAACTCGGCCGGCAGATTCTTTTCGAGCCACTTCTTGCACTTTTCATAGTCCGGATAGTATTCGCAGTACTCGAGTGGCATGGAGCAGTTGCCACAGCATACAACGGTCAGTGGATAAACGATTCCCTCCTTCGGCCCGGCTGCTAATCGATCGGGGATATCCTTCACCATGGTGCTAGACCTCTGCAAGTAGGCGA carries:
- the LOC128277230 gene encoding density-regulated protein homolog, which translates into the protein MVKDIPDRLAAGPKEGIVYPLTVVCCGNCSMPLEYCEYYPDYEKCKKWLEKNLPAEFEQLKVDTTAAGTSDGSSGGVAKSGTSGEPSAGDNEDKKKTGQKRGGKGMMKTKKPKSEGPRTIALSRSARGKKKSVTVVVGLATFDIDLKLAAKFFGTKFAC